In the genome of Plectropomus leopardus isolate mb chromosome 19, YSFRI_Pleo_2.0, whole genome shotgun sequence, the window GCTGAATCCAGGTCCTGTTTGTTGGCCAGGATGAGCACGGGGACGCCCTGGTTCTCCGAGGTGCGGGTGATCTTGTGGAGCTCCACTTTGGCCTCCTCCATCCGTTCCAGCTCCGTGGAGTCCACCACAAACACCATCCCGTCTGTCCGCCGGGTGTAAGACTTCCACAGCGGGCGCAGCTTCTCCTGGCCGCCCACGTCCCACACCTGGAAGTTTATACTCCGAGACGTCCCCACTGACACCTTGATCTTCTCCGTGTTGAAGCCCTTAGTGGGGATCGTGTTTACAAACTCCTTCAGTTTGAGCCTGTAGAGCAGAGACGTCTTCCCGGCCGAGTCGAGCCCGATCACCACCACGTGCAGACACTGGAAGTTTGGCAGAAAGGAGGTGTTGGGAGCGATATCAGTCAGCTGGTTCCCCATGACTGCAGCCACAAATTCACACCTACTTAGGTGAGGTGACAGATTCCtgatttaatcctttttttagGAGAGTGGCATTTGCTCCTTGTCCTTGAAGGCAGATGGGATCAGACGGTGctggagaccaaaacaaacaaaaagttaacatttaatGAGAAGACAATGGGATCTCACCCAAAGAATGCAGAAGAGACTGCGATTATTATCAGTGGGATTCAATGATGCAATTTCATTTGATAAACGTGGCATTTCCTGTTTCCGTCTTTCACATTTAAGACTTATCAGTCAGAGGGATTGttaagattttttgaagtggggttgtatggggtacttgtACACACAGTAAATGTCACTCGGAAGACTCCaggtttggagaagcagacaggagtctGACACTgaaactaagcaatgtactgctgtggatggtggccagcaacaaaacatttttagctatgcaaaaaaaaaagtttaagtgtatgctatattcaaaatatcttttccatgactttgaggcaagtTTTTAAGatcatacattctctgaaatgaccattgATACTTGGTATCAAttctttttcatgtcaaaataaacctgagcaaattggcataatctctttcaaaaacatgggaagagggcaataaACAAATCggcaagaaatggcccaaaagttagcaagaaatgagtgaaaACTTAGATGAAAAATAGCTACaaataataaggaaaaaaaacagctgagaaaatgacttcatgaaactactaaaaataattactttttttctgtaacataattttagatatatactTAGATTATTAAAATTTAGTtgagacatttttatcttttttttgcaggactGTTCTTGCCATGTtgtgtattatgttttttcacttttttttttttttaaagaaatcaaatcaattttcccAGATTTAAGAGGTTTGAATGTTAGTAAAAGGCTtctgaatgcagaacaagaaaactgatgctgatccacatgtttaagggttaaaatgatattgattttttaggtggctataATACGTTTAATCGCtggccccatccacagcagaacatttctcagcttctccaaactggggctTGACGACAGCCATCTACTGTGGGTAGTACACTGattatggataagtacctcaaacAACCCCTCTCCAAAAAAatccgaactatccctttaactgtGAGCAAAACCCATTTGTTAAATCGCTGCACACTTGGGTTAACTTCTAATTCTGATTACATAAAACAATGAACGTCTTGGCCACGTTGCAGAGCCGAACAACAGCTATAACTGGGTGGCTGAGGTTATCCAGAGACTAAATCCTCTTAGCACTGCTAAACCTGAAAGGCTTTTCTTGGGGGCAGATTGATTTCAATGCAGCGGATAGATGATATGTATTCAGACTGTCTATGAGGACTGCTGCAGCA includes:
- the arl4d gene encoding ADP-ribosylation factor-like protein 4D, whose protein sequence is MGNQLTDIAPNTSFLPNFQCLHVVVIGLDSAGKTSLLYRLKLKEFVNTIPTKGFNTEKIKVSVGTSRSINFQVWDVGGQEKLRPLWKSYTRRTDGMVFVVDSTELERMEEAKVELHKITRTSENQGVPVLILANKQDLDSALSVSEVEKLLSVHELSMYTLHHVQSCSAVDGQGLQPGLEKLYEMILKRKKMVKHNRTRKR